The DNA region ATAGGCGTAGAAGTGGGTCCAGCAGGGTGTGAATAGTCTTCGTTACCCTCGGCTTTGGACTTCCttcgtctagccatttttCTCCTcaaattctgctcactttccttcgCTTTCCTTCGCAAGTCCATCTCCTTCAGCTCTTCCTGGACCTAGCGATTTCCTTCACATacctggcttaaaaattgCGTTAGACctagtaaaataaagtgattttcaccatataaccaatgcatgaaattagccttatcaatcCCCTTCGACACACTGGTTTTAAAAGTCCCACTCCTTGCGTGTGTTAAATACTCCCAAGCTGCTTGCGGCGAGAATCCAGGGGTGTCTCTTGGTGGGCCGTTTACTCTATCATCCCAAATGCCCTCGTCATCCTCAGCATTTGTAAATCGCCCCATTCTGAGAGACCACTCCCCTTACACTCATTGTATATTCGATGGTGAAGAGACGGAAAGAGATGGAGTTCGCATCCGGATGTGACCAAGGAATTCCTCCTCTGACTCGATCTGTCTCAGAGAGTCTCTGTCATATCGCTTTCCTGATTTGGCTAGCTTTCCCACTGCACTTCGATCCTTATGCATTTGTGCCCTCCTGGAGTCATTGAACTTAGCCATAGCTCCCAAAAGCTTCTTCGTGATCCAGATCTCCTCTCGCTCATAATTAGGGACTTCTTCCTCTCCCTCTGACTCTTCCTCCGTCTTGCTGTTCTCATTACCTGGTCCAGAAGCTTTGGGTAGCGTGCGGGGAGACTCCCTGACTGAGAGGAGCCTCTGTGATTTCCTAGGCCGAGGGATGATAGCTTTCTTCCCTTTCCTCTTGCTCTCCCTGGCCACTCGACGCTCCTCTGCGGCGTCCACCTCCTCCTCAGAGTCAGGAGTTTCTCACGCTTGTCGCTCCTGGGGCCAGGAACCCTGATCCCCTATCTCGGTCTCCTTCATCGACCTCGTCCAAAAAACTTCTCCTTGCCATTCTCCTTGATTCTCTCAAATTAACCGGCGAGTCCTCTGGCACGGTGTCCAGATCTACAACTTCTAATGGTCCGTCCTCCTTGGGCCTCTGTCCTGCAGCAGTAACGGGGATCTCATCCCCTCCAGAATTCCCAGGGATTTCTCCCTCAGCACACATAATTGGGTTTTCCCCCGTAGATTTATTCGGAGTCTCCTCCTTAGGTTTGTTAGGGATTTCTCCCTCAGAAACAATTGGAGTTTCACCCTCAGCGAACAAAGTCGGAGTTGCCCCCTCAAAATCAAACGTGGTCCCCCTCTCGATATACAAACTCGGGGTCTCCCCCTCCACATTTTTAGAAACATgggtttccccctccacaAACTTAgcaacaggggtttccccctccacaGATTTAACAACATGGGTTTCCCCCTCCCATAGACTGTAATGTAGATGTGTTACCTCCCCTCGCGGCTTCATCCATAGAGTGCTCCACCACCATCCTGTCAATTTCGTCTGCAAAACCACTGACGCTCTCCTCCTCAGTTCTGCCACCACTCTGCCCCTGTTCTTCGATGTCTGGGGTTGGCCTAGTCTCTGTATGTGCCAGATCTAGGGTTTGGGATTCTTCTGGTTGTGAACTCGGTGGCCGCGTCGTCGATTCGTCGGGAACCGTCTGTGGTTGTTGGCGGAATGCTGAGAAGCGAGAGAAGAGTTTCATGGCCTCTTCTTTACTGCAAAATTTTTCCTCTAACTCCTTTATGAACGCCTCTTCTTCAGGATTACTAACGGCGGTGGGCTTCGGTATCGCAGCCGCACCCCACTCAGAGCGTATATCCAAGACTGGAAATGTCGCCTGAGCCAGCGGTTGTCTGGACGACTCGCCGGATGGTGGTTTGGCAGCGGGGTCTCCCTTCTTCGCGGTGGTATCCTGTGCTTTCTTCATGGTGTTCCTGCAAAACTCACAGTTTCTGGGGTAGatttggttagggtttgaaaCAATTTTGGGGAAACATTattgagaaagagagataatttgtgagagtagagagagaagtgaCCGATTAATTTCGGATTTGACAAATATCCTTTGGCTTTTCAGAGTGGCAGACGAACGGTTGCGAtatgatgtaagcaaccgtatgTTCCTCGAAAAGCGGATTTTGAAATTCCAAAAACAATTGTCTTCCCTCCAAATTGCAAAGACTCTTCCTCTCCCTAgcaactcacaaaacaaatgaaatgaaacacCAAATTCCCGGGTGGAGATCATGAGTGACAAAACAATTTTCCCAGAGAGTTTGGTGTTTCGAAAAAAAGTTTCTggaagattaatttttttttaatttgtttggatttCTTGTATTAGAAAGCAACTGAACTATTTACATAGAAAATGAGTATCCTCAAAATTTCTTGGGTCAGTGTACAAATAAACTTCCGTTCCCTATGTtacctgacccaggaattcattGAGGTTATCAACTTGCCTGACcaatttaagaaataatagCAGATGCATGTAGTGGCGTCTCTTCCACCACATGCAGATCTACATTATCTTTGTATACCTTCACCCTGCGTCCATTGACTAGGAAAGGAACTGAGTTTGGGGCACTTCCTTGAATCTCTACTGCTCCCATTTGCTCGAAGGCCAACGATCGTGTATGGCCCTATCCACTTGGATTTTAACTTCTCAGGCATTAGCTTTTGTCGAGATTGAAAAAGTAGTACTTTTTTCCCTACTcgaagttccttgacccggaggCTCTTATTGTGCTAGAACTTTGTTCTTTCTTTATACCACATGGCCGAGTCGAATGCCTCCAGTCTTAGCTTATCAAATTCTTGTAGCTGCAGTTTCCGTTCTTCTTCACAGGCCGGCACCTTCATATTCATCTCTTTAATGGTCCAGTAAGCTTTATGTTCCACTTCCACGGgcaaatgacacatttttccGAACACCAATCTATACGGTGACATTCCAATCGGTGTTTTGTAAGTAGTCCTGTAAGCCCAGAGAGCATCGTTGAGGCGTTTACTCCAATCTTTCCTCGTGGTGTTCACCGTCTTTTCCAAAATGTTTTTGATTGCCATGTTCGAGACTTCAGCTTGACCATTCGACTGGGGGTGATATGGTGTAGACAGCCGATGATGTACGccatattttctcatcaaagcTTCTATTGTTCGGTTACAGAAATACGTTCCCTGGTCCGAGATGATGGCTCTGAGTACCCCATAcctattgaaaatattggtcCGCAGAAATTTAGCTACCTCCTTTGAGTCACGGGTGGGCGTAGCTGATAAGGCTActttcatgcatcggtaatgtgcgaaaaatgttataatttgctgggtctaacacgtttcctaagccaggtgtgtgaagaaaatcgctagatcaaggaagtactgaaggagatggtctagcgaaggaaaggaacaaagtgagcagaatttaCAAGGGAAATtggcgtgacagaggagtcAAAAGCTGAGGGCAtcaaagtcttatctatacctcgtTGGGCCCCACTCAAACGCCTAcatatagaagagcatgcaacgcaagGATTATCACTTTttactcttcttagctcacacactttacacacacttgggaatggatctggggtagtcgggAACGGAAGGTTACTTTCTTAGAAATTTCGTGGTTGGCAACACCGCCCGAGtgtgggcgaagatacaattccttttaatttcagttgttttgctCCTTTttaccgtcgaacttcacttttgggagtcgaccttGCTGCGGATGATACTTATTTGTCGTTCCGTTTGTTGATCTGCGTTTAGCAgttaaaatttcaagtcaatttgcattgatctctctgctgttagtttatttcttcaaatgttatgtcgatctctgtttattttgatgttgtggtgtttgatatggaatttggtgatagatctgtggttatTTGAGTATTCGGAGTTCCTTGTTTAAATCTAACGTGATGAAGAGTTTCTGTTAGTTGGAGTtcgtgtcggacgcttggatccggagtggatttagcgtctgaggttggattcgaCGTGTGGAAAGATAGTTGTTAGATGGATTCTGTTTTCTTCTCGTTTCCTGTTTTTCTTCGTCTAGAGTATGCAGATCTGTTAGGTTCTTCgttgattatgcattaatttgatttaaaagtCAGTTGCTCTGTTTTAATTTCGCTCATGTTGAATTTCTTAAGaagttttacgcaatttggttgaagaagacgatgtcgctgttagttagtacgagagttagttattctgccaacttTTCGTTCGTACtttgctttttcagtcatggtccccacagtagGTTTATTTCCTAGGTATAGTAGAGaagtagttttcttagattAAGTGTTGAATAGTTAATTTCCTTTACCACGccttttcataatttttgcctaggtctagctgttagcttaagaatttttaaagtttcccaagtcaagtaaattttgtttttcctcaacccaagaaaatgcgtagcagcagccaacaccaaaaacacacccaaatccttgaacatgagtattacgcatccttctctgtgggatcaatccctacttccctatactaggtttagtaaagtggttgagggtttttgaaagaagtgctctgtgtgtccgacgaccgggattccttGCGatcaacgagttcctagaccacgtgatctagtggatttgctggatctagggaaCCTGTTATTTCCTATTTGAACACACAGAACCACCTAAGGGCttttcaaatggcgccgttgccggggatggatggcgtttgttgttatttcatttaaggatttggaataatttttgatttctgttattttctttctccctgACAGTTTATGAAAGCAGGCTTCCAATCTGGAAGTTGGGCAAGCTCATCTGGATCAGGGAGTGGCCAATACAAGTGGCGAGTCAAGGAATCTACAtctaccatcaccaccagatcaggaTTTAGGACGGAAGATCCATTTCCGTTCGAGtcagaaagtgaaaaggagtggaattcatCGACAGAGGAGAACCCAGGGGACATCAACCGAAtcagagcattccgagaccgaGGAGGAGAAGGATCCAGATATGGCTCATCTACTAGACCCCGATCCGGAAATAGGGTCGCTCACCGCACATCTTGACGGTGAACCTGCTCATGCTATAGTCCCGAACCAACAtcgatatcaagacaaatgtaCTTGGAGTTCTACCTACTTTCTCTGGGCGTAGGAACGAATGCCCCtatgaatttttgaacgagttcaataaactatgcagcattcagaagcgacccaacgaggcaaccgaggaggactaccgtcttTGAGCAATTCCGCTTTGCTCTCAAGGGGGAGGCGAACACTTAGCTGCTAAGGCTTCCaccggactcgatcaacacgtgGAAGGATTTTAAACTGGAATTTctggattacttttttccatccaacaagacgaatgccttgaagaaggagattcaagagtgcaaacaagaatacgatgagtctccgagttcttattggtcccgttTCAAGGGGCTGCCggatgcttgtccgaaccacaGGAAGCTCctccttctctctactttctctctctagcgTAATGGCCAACCGGTGACTGCCCCACCGTTGCCCAACCTTCCGACCACCCATTCCAACCCTTCTCCATCACGAATCCCTTGACCAAATCCGTGGCTACTTCGCGCGAGGCCTCCCACCCCTGGCCCCGGGGAGGCTCGGCCTTGCCGGATATGGCGACCTCAACAGCCACCAACGCGCAAGACACCGAAGAAGCCTCATATATCTCAGACCAAAAGATGGTATTTCGTTCAAATCAAGCCCCAATTCTAACTGGAATGCCTAAGAAAATGGCTGCCAAGGCAAGGCTTAAGGCAAGGAAGAACACGCCGGCGCCACCCACTAAAGGAAATGGCCGGAAACGGCTTGACCTCTCGCCCCTCCCGGAAGATAAACAACTACGGAAAAGGATCGATTTTGGAGCAGTGGATAACCTTGTCATGGAGGCTCCAAAATGCAAGGGGTCTATCTTCCCTCCGCCTTCCATTGATGGAGAAGCTCCACCGGAATCCGGCAAGGTCGCCGGCGACGAAGTGTCTGCCGCCCCGGTGGATGATTACAACCGATTCAAACTCCAGTCAAAGATGGATGTTCCCTCCAATGCAAATGAAGTGGTGGTTGGTGAGCTAGTCAACCTTCCCAATAAGGAACTAAAGACAAATCTGCTTTTAGAAAGAGGCTTGGAGGCTAACCAAATTGAAGGTTCACATGGTGACATAGCCGTTACTACTCCAATACAGCCAAAATATGACACCATTTTGCAGCTAGCATCTTTGACCTCGGCTGAATCACTTGATACCTTTGTTGCTCAGCCCCTGCTCGCCGGAAGTCCACCGGAGGTTGGCCACCTCGCCGTTGTGCTTCACGGGAACCACCCCCCACCAGCCGAGACAGCTATGCCACCCCACTCGGCCTCTTATGTCCTCCCTCTAGACGAATTCCCACCTCTCGGAAAAGGCCGTACCTTGAAAATCCGAGACTCCTTCGAGACAAGCGCTGTGAAGCATGGAAAGGGCTCGGCATGGCCGAGACTGACCGGAGGCACCCAAGAGCCACGAGACACAACACCCCCCGTGTACAATCTCGAAGATACTCCGGCGTTTGGGGCTGGAGCTAGCGCGGTCTCGGCTGACCCTAACATCGCTGGAGACCATAATCCGGAACCGAGAACCACCAACGAGTCAAGGACCAAGGTGGACCCGCTTGGGAAGCCTACATCCATGCTGATTGATGGGATGCCGAGTGTAGCAAGGGATGGAATCAACAAGGCTTCAAACAATCCCAATGGGACAGGAGGCACCGCGGAGAACATGGGACATGCCGGAAAACCGAGATCCATGGCTGATGTACTTCGGGAGAGTCCAAACCCCAACGGCCCACAAGTTTTCGTCCCCGAAAAGATTCAGAATATTGGTTTCGCTTCCCTCTCAAATGGCATACCGGCAATCTACTTCTCCGGATCTGAAATTCAGAAGCTCGCGGATAATGTCGGGCATGCTATCGTGGGTAAGTTCTCTCACTCCATCCCGGCttctcatcaaattcaaaagGCTCTTGATAACATTAAATTTGGGCGTAGCTACTCTTGGAAGTATATTAATGCAAAACATATTCTTGTTCAATTTGAGGATATTGTGGACTATGCACGGATGCTTAATGGACCGAAGGGCACCCCAGTTTGGTATATTGATCGCCACCCGATGCGTGTGTTCAAATGGACGCCGGATTTCGACGCTTATTGTGAATCTCCTATTGCGGCAATTTGGTGCAACCTAATCGGTCTTCCCATCCATCTCTTTGACCAATCGGCTCTCTTCGCCATCGGGAAGCTACTAGGCACGCCGATACAAGTTGATCGCGCCACAGCCGATAAGTCAAGACTATCATTTGCTCGTCTATGCATTGAGATCGACATCACAAAGCCCCCCCCGGAGGAGATCATCCTAGACATTTGCGGTCGCGAAACGGTTCAACAGGTTAGATGGGGAAAAATTCCCCAATATTGTCGAGAATGCAAGCATGTGGGACACTCTAGCGAGGTGTGTTACGCGGCGGGAAAAATGGAAAGGCCGGTAAAGAGAAACTACAACATTGCAACACCACAACAGAAACAAAATGGGGATCAAGGTGGAAAAGGGAGGCAAAATCAAGAGCACCAAAAGCCAAGAGACCCCGAAAAGGGCCAACAAGGAAAGAACTCGGGGCAGGGGAAGCAAAAGGGTGGTACTAGGAGTGCGGACGTGGCTGACCACGGCGCCTTTACTAACCCTAGGACGAAAGGGAAGGAAACCAAGGAACCGGCTTGGGAAGGCCCGGATGTTATGGGCGAGCTCCAGGACGAGTTTGGAGGGGAGGCTGAACCACATGAGAGGAGAGGAGACCGGAACAATGTCCGGGCCTTCGAGAATCCCTCTGGCTTTAATGTAGCCACCAACCTGCACTTTTGTGGACCCTCAAGCCATACACGGGACTCCCACCTTGCTAGACGCGGGACGTTCTACAATGGCCGAGGCGGACCAAGGGGGGGTGGACGGCCTCAATCTGTTGGGGGTCGAGGAAACGCTACATCCGACAATTACTTGAGCTCCAACAAATATTACTCTCTCATGGCAAACGGCGAATTCGATGTTGATGGTTATGGGGAGAGTGAGGCCTCGGGGATGGAGGTACAACATGACCCCGGGGCCGATGTGGTTATCCCCTCAAGCACCGAAGGGATGGACAATTTTCAGGTCATAGAATTTCAAGGGGGGACTTCTTCCTCGCCGGGTACGATCCTTCCTTGTTAATTATGTCTAtcaatttcttgttttggaACGTTCGGGGAATCGCTAACGCGCCCACCCAAAACGTCCTTAAACGattgattaaaaatttcaatgttgGTTTTCTTGCAATTATGGAGCCGCTTACACTCCCTAATCCGGATCGATACTCCAAGGCCTTGGGGCTGGTCTTCAAAGGCTCCAACACCAACGGAAAAATCTGGGTTTTCGTAGAGGAAGGGGCTGATTTTGTAGTCGAGGAGGATTCAGAGCAGATGCTTCAAGGCCGTTTTTCTACACCCCGTCTAAATACCCAAATTGCGATCGCAGCCGTCTATGCTAAGTGCTCTAGGGCAGAGAGATACCCCTTATGGGATAAAATGAGGGAGCTTTCAAATACCCTCGACGGCTCTCCTTGGCTGATCGGGGGAGATTTCAATACTATCCTAACCCCGGGGGATAGGGTTGGAAGTGACACTAACAGGCAAGCCGAGATGATTGATTTTGCGGAAACCATTGAAGATTGTAGACTCCTTGATCCGGGCTTCGATGGATCGGAGTTCACCTGGGCTAAGAATGGGTTATTCGAAAGGCTGGATAGGGTCTTGGTCAGCGAAACATGGGCTAGGGTCTTCGAGGCCTCAAGAGTTACAAACCTTCCGCGGATTTCCTCTGATCACGGACCAGTCCTTGTGCGGTGCAAAATGGCGAACACTACGACCACAGGGAGAGCCTTCCGTTTTCAAAACATGTGGGTTCGACACGAAGGATTTTTGGACCTGGTCCGGGAAGTGTGGGCGGAACCCTCGGGAGCCCAGGGGCTCCTCGGCCTACAAATCAAACTTGCAAGAATTAAGAAGTCCCTCAAGCGATGGAATAGAGAGGTCTTTGGGAATATTcacaacaacatcaaaatcaTGGAGGAGGAGATTGAGGAGGCTCAAGCTAAATTTGATGGGGATCCCTCGCCCGCCAATAGGTCGAAAATCAATAAAGCCATTGCCTCATACATTCTTCTCctcaaaatggaagaagactTTTGGCGCCAAAAAGCAGCCATGAAATGGCTTGCGGAAGGAGACAAAAACACCAAGTTTTATCAAAGCTGGGTAAGACAGAAAAGGGTTCGACTTCGCATCCACAAAATCCAGGTGAACGGACGCGAAGTGACTGATGACTTGGAGATTAAAAACTCCGCGGTTgatttcttcaaaaaccttCTTGCCCCCGACGCACCGGTCCTTGCCGATATGGATACCAACCTGTTCCAGCCTCTCCCCCAATCGGCTCAGCTCAACGCCCTTGTGGAAGTGCCAAACGAGGAAGAAGTGAAAAAAGCGGCTTTCGGTATTTCAGGAGATAGTACACCGGGTCCGGATGGGTTCTCGGCCACCTTCTATCAATCTTGCTGGAGTATTATTGGTTTAGATGTTGTTGAGGCAGTTCAACAATTCTTCAACGGGGCCTTCCTTCCCCGTAGCATCACGGCCACAAGTATTGTCCTTATCCCCAAAAAGTCCCTTCCCGCAACTTGGGCCGACTACCGCCCCATTAGCCTCTGCAACATCATTAACAAGATCATCACCAAGATCTTGACGGCAAGAGTCACACCCATCCTCCCATTGGTCATCTCCCCCAACCAAAGTGGCTTCGTGAAAGGGCGGCTTCTCAATGATAATGTCCTCCTCGCGCAAGAAATGTTTCATGAACTTCATAGATGCTCACCCGCCCCCAACGTCGCTATTAAGATTGACATGGCCAAGGCTTATGATCGGGTCCAATGGCCGTTTCTGCTTAAAGTCCTTAAGTGTATGGGGTTTCCGGATGCTTGGATTTCACTGATTGACCGTTGCATTGGCTCATGCTGGTTCTCTGTCCTCATCAACGGTGCTCCCTCGGGTTTCTTCAAATCATCACGAGGACTCAGACAAGGTGACCCTATCTCCCCAGCCCTCTTTGTGATTGCGGCGGAATACCTCTCGAAAGCCCTTGATAAACTTATTTTGGGCAAGAGAGAGATGACATTTAAGGCGGCGCGACGATGCATGGAAATCAGCCACCTCGCGTATGCCGATGACATTATTATCTTCATGCAAGCGGCAGCCTCCTCATTGAGCCAACTCAGAGCTTGCCTTAATGAGTATGAGGCGATCTCCGGCCAACAGATCAACCTTGGCAAGAGCAATTTCTACATTGCGGAGGCGCACGTGGACTGGACTTCTCCCATCCAGCTGGAAGGAGGTTTTTCCCCTGGTTCATTCCCTTTCCTTTATTTGGGAGTGCCTATTTACCGAGGAACAAAGCGCACGGAGATGTTTATGTTCCTCCGGGATAAGATCGCCAACAGGATCTCAGGATGGGCCCATCGACATCTATCCTTTGGAGGAAGACTCACGCTCATCAAGAGCACCCTGGAAGCCATTCCAATCCATATCTTCCAAGCCATCGAGCCTACGGTTAGTGCCCTCAAACTGCTGGACCAGATTCTTGCGCGGTTTTTTTGGGGTTCAACAAATGAGAGGAAACGGACTCATTGGATCAGCTGGAACCAAATCTGCTTGCCAACATCCGAAGGAGGCCTCGGTATTCGCAACTTTAAAGAGGTACTCCGAGCCTTCACTATTAAGCTTTGGTGGCGGTTCCGGGAGCAAAACTCCCTCTGGGCAAGATATTTGATGTCTAAATATTGTTCCAACTCATCGCCAACCACGCGCGGACCCACGGGGCGTGCTAGTCCCACATGGAGGCGAATTCTCAGAGCCCGACCTCATGCTCAACCGCACATTCGATGGATTATTGGGAAGGGCAGCATTTCCTTTTGGGATGACATTTGGATTGGCAACAGCTCCTTGAGAGAGCTATGCCTTGATGACAGAGGATCCCCCCAGGCTTTGGTCTCGGACTACATCAGTGGCGGTGACTGGGACGTGCCTAAACTCCAGCAGCTACATGATCAAGCCGGGCTCCCCCACCACATAATTACAATGATTCGGGATACCCCAATCATCACGGATGACCCCGACATCCCGAGATGGACCCTATCCAAACTTGGAGATTTCTCGGTGTCTTCGACTTGGGACACCATCCGCTCTCGCAGGCCGCTTATCCCAAGCCTTGCCGACATCTGGAAGGCTGGGCTGACTTCTTCCATTGCCATTTTTGCCTGGAGACTCCTTTCAAATAGAATCCCAGTTGACACCAAGCTCCAATGGCGTAAGATCGAGCTTGCGTCCAAGTGTCTTTGCTGCCTACATCGTCCTGGCATTGAATCGCTCCAGCACCTCTTTATCCAAGGAACTGGGGCTTCAAGGGTATGGAGAGAGTTTGATGGCTGGTTCGAAGGTGACTCCCCGAGCCTTCAAATCAATGACACCATCCCGGATAGGTTGGAGGCTGAACTCCTGGCCATCCACCATGGTTTGACATTGGCATGGGAGTTTGTTCAGCCAATTTGGGTCGAATCGGATGCTGCCCAAGCAATCAGCCTAATCAAGGGCGCAAGTTGGGGCCCAGCCCAGTCACGCCGAGCCATGGCTCACTTGGCTCTGCATCGGAGACATGGGAACTTTCGAATCTCCTACACCCCCCGGGAAGGAAATAAAGCCGCTGACCACTTGGCTAAGATGGGCTTGGAGATTGAGGAGTTCACCCGATTCAACGACCAATCAGCCCCAAGACTATTAAAAGCCATCGTTCGAATGGAAGAAATGGGAATACCTAATATCCGAGTGTATGAGGATGATCCGGACTAGGCCTGACCTCAATGGGTGACAACCGGAGGTTGGCCCTCGTGGTCGCCTTAGAGTATGCGGGTGTCGAGTTCCCTTGACTTGTCCTCTGTTTACTCTTGTGGTGACTTTAGTTTTTCCCttgtttgtgttttgtttacCCCTGATTTGGGACGTTTGGTACATAGCCTTACCTATCCCGGCACGTCACTTTTGGGCGTGGCCAAGTACTGTACCTTTGAAGCTTTTTGATATGAAGGGATGAGGGACCCACGAACCCTCCAGAAAggtgtttgattaaaaaaaaaaaaaaaaaaaacgattcGGAGAGAAACACCCGGGCGAGTGTTTTCATCATGAAAATCACCCCGACCGGGTGAAAAGTGTTGTGAAGCATTTCCAGATTCCCGAGGAAGAAACACCCGGGCGGGTGTTTTGGACCACACTGATTCACCCGAGACTTAGTTTTTGTGGGCAATTTTCACATTTTGGgcccttagtataaatacctttttggtgtcatttttcattcGAGATTAAGATAAGATTGTGATTAAGATATCTCTTTTGTgagtttttcctctttgaggaatgtatccagttccttccttgaaggttgtttgtctcaatttcataggttgattcaagtagaggtatgcatcaatAGGGTGTATCCATTGAGTAAATTACAGAATTTGAGGTGATAGAGAGCTGATAAAAGTTGCCTAGGGTTGTTTCCATTCTTTTGGTCAAAGGTCCTATGGTCATAACTC from Salvia hispanica cultivar TCC Black 2014 unplaced genomic scaffold, UniMelb_Shisp_WGS_1.0 HiC_scaffold_287, whole genome shotgun sequence includes:
- the LOC125198822 gene encoding uncharacterized protein LOC125198822 — encoded protein: MAIKNILEKTVNTTRKDWSKRLNDALWAYRTTYKTPIGMSPYRLVFGKMCHLPVEVEHKAYWTIKEMNMKVPACEEERKLQLQEFDKLRLEAFDSAMWYKERTKF